In Archangium violaceum, the following are encoded in one genomic region:
- a CDS encoding Kelch repeat-containing protein, with product MSEILQDAGGTTSRPDAIIEGEHAHAHVIPATDDGSSGPIEVGFPVNFFGKFYTHLFINTNGNVTFGEPLYKYIPAGLKVKSGLPPIIAPFLADVDTRARDSGRIGYGTVMFESRVALCVNWISVGYHRERTDKLNSFQLLLVDRGDAGLGDFDIVMNYDRLEWESGGSTRGTGGLGGRTAAAGLSAGTGKENTFFEFPGSHIPGALLDTHADGLSNTSTNSAVKGRHIFRMRRGMLNVPTKLRDGAHLMPRAVRLLDGRVLVLGEFNRVADVFDPRTNTWTSTKSTNANRRRHTATLLPNGHVLVTGGEDQPKTAEVYDPATNDWTAVADMSVGRVGHTATLLESGKVLVIGGQATQSDSSERHASAELYDPELKTWTVIAHAMNSPRSWHTATLLPDGNVLVTGGENFDLTTRQTFNLASVELYDAKNGTWTLAGGMSTARRAHTATLLKTGQVLVVGGKNATSTASYGSAELYDLEDKVWKATGSLALQRCNHTATLLDSGHVLVTGGYHAGSDLGGIRNSVELYDPETQTWSTTVPMGADREFHDVALLTDGRLLIVGGSSNIGKGTYEFYYHPLIRRQEPHRGGCCS from the coding sequence ATGTCAGAGATCCTGCAGGATGCCGGCGGTACCACCTCGAGGCCAGACGCCATCATCGAGGGCGAGCACGCCCATGCCCATGTGATTCCCGCCACCGATGACGGCTCGAGCGGCCCTATAGAGGTGGGCTTCCCCGTCAACTTCTTCGGGAAGTTCTACACGCACCTCTTCATCAACACGAACGGCAACGTCACCTTCGGGGAGCCCCTGTACAAGTACATCCCCGCCGGGCTGAAGGTGAAGTCCGGGCTGCCGCCCATCATCGCGCCCTTCCTGGCGGACGTGGATACGCGGGCAAGGGACTCGGGGCGCATCGGGTACGGCACCGTGATGTTCGAGAGCCGCGTGGCCCTCTGCGTGAACTGGATCTCCGTCGGCTACCACCGGGAGCGTACCGACAAGCTCAACAGCTTCCAGCTCCTGCTGGTGGACCGGGGTGATGCGGGGCTGGGCGATTTCGACATCGTCATGAATTACGACCGCCTGGAGTGGGAGTCCGGAGGCTCCACTCGCGGAACGGGAGGCCTGGGAGGGCGGACCGCGGCGGCGGGCCTGTCGGCGGGAACGGGCAAAGAGAATACCTTCTTCGAATTCCCCGGCTCCCACATCCCCGGCGCGCTGCTCGATACCCACGCGGATGGGCTGTCCAACACGAGCACGAACAGCGCCGTCAAGGGCCGCCACATCTTCCGGATGCGCAGGGGAATGCTCAACGTTCCGACGAAGCTGCGCGATGGCGCTCACCTCATGCCCCGCGCCGTGCGGCTGCTGGATGGCAGGGTACTCGTCCTGGGCGAATTCAACCGGGTGGCGGACGTGTTCGACCCTCGCACGAACACCTGGACGTCCACGAAGTCCACCAACGCCAATCGCCGCCGTCATACGGCCACGTTGTTGCCGAATGGCCATGTCCTGGTGACGGGCGGCGAGGACCAACCCAAGACCGCGGAGGTGTACGACCCGGCCACCAATGACTGGACGGCCGTCGCCGACATGAGCGTGGGCCGCGTCGGGCACACGGCCACGTTGCTGGAGAGTGGAAAGGTCCTGGTGATCGGAGGTCAGGCGACGCAGAGCGACTCCTCCGAAAGGCACGCCTCCGCCGAGCTGTATGATCCGGAGCTCAAGACCTGGACGGTCATCGCCCATGCCATGAACAGCCCCCGGAGCTGGCATACGGCCACCCTGCTGCCAGATGGGAACGTGCTGGTCACCGGGGGCGAGAATTTCGACCTCACCACCAGACAAACCTTCAATCTGGCCTCGGTCGAGCTGTACGACGCGAAGAACGGGACCTGGACGCTCGCCGGCGGCATGAGCACTGCCCGGCGCGCGCACACCGCCACGCTGCTGAAGACAGGACAGGTGCTGGTCGTCGGCGGCAAGAACGCCACCTCCACCGCCTCTTACGGCTCGGCCGAGCTGTACGACCTCGAGGACAAGGTCTGGAAGGCCACGGGCAGTCTGGCGCTCCAGCGCTGCAACCACACCGCCACCCTGCTGGATTCCGGCCACGTGCTCGTCACCGGCGGCTACCACGCGGGCAGCGACCTGGGGGGTATCCGCAACAGTGTCGAGCTGTACGATCCCGAAACCCAGACATGGAGCACCACCGTTCCCATGGGCGCGGATCGCGAGTTCCACGACGTGGCCCTGCTGACGGATGGCCGGTTGTTGATCGTGGGGGGTTCGAGCAACATCGGCAAGGGAACGTACGAGTTCTATTACCACCCGCTCATCAGGAGGCAGGAACCGCATCGTGGGGGATGCTGTTCGTAG
- a CDS encoding histidine phosphatase family protein: MGAVYLVRHGQASFGAADYDELSDVGLEQARVLGEALRSRIPEVDAVFSGTLKRHAQTAEGCLASMGLALSPQRLAGFDEFDHEEIISRFDPRFADHARMVEAISGAPDPRRAFQEMFTQAVARWTAGGHDADYSEPWSAFQARCLGALEELTRRLGSSKTALVFTSGGPITAICRELLQIPVSHAFRLNWTLANCGITKVIYSERGRYLSTLNEHGHFEGPRRALITYR; this comes from the coding sequence ATGGGTGCCGTGTACCTCGTCCGTCACGGGCAGGCCTCCTTCGGCGCGGCGGATTATGACGAGCTCTCGGACGTCGGGCTCGAGCAGGCGCGGGTGCTCGGCGAGGCGCTGCGCTCGCGCATTCCCGAGGTCGATGCGGTCTTCAGCGGCACCCTCAAGCGCCACGCTCAGACGGCGGAGGGATGTCTCGCCTCGATGGGCCTCGCCCTCTCGCCCCAGCGATTGGCCGGGTTCGACGAGTTCGACCACGAGGAGATCATCTCCCGCTTCGACCCCCGCTTCGCCGACCACGCGCGCATGGTGGAGGCGATCAGCGGAGCGCCGGATCCACGCCGGGCCTTCCAGGAGATGTTCACGCAGGCCGTCGCGCGCTGGACCGCGGGAGGACACGACGCCGATTACTCGGAGCCCTGGTCCGCCTTCCAGGCGCGCTGCCTCGGGGCCCTCGAGGAGCTCACCCGGCGGCTCGGGTCCAGCAAGACCGCGCTCGTCTTCACCTCCGGCGGGCCCATCACCGCCATCTGCCGGGAGCTGCTGCAGATCCCCGTGAGCCATGCGTTCCGCCTCAACTGGACGCTCGCCAACTGCGGCATCACCAAGGTCATCTACAGCGAGCGGGGCCGCTACCTCTCCACGCTCAACGAGCACGGCCACTTCGAGGGCCCTCGGCGCGCGCTCATCACCTACCGGTAG
- a CDS encoding AAA family ATPase: MGTPFSTPLTLNHLALAALARQTTAADDTHLETQVLRQARALVETRHSDWLAGARVLLEEPAPVDVPLVRLGRELGLTLLEQLAVALAAAVEEEQLVGRVLAYIQSPTGTSRPMLGLIASALAEAAPPGSIPLHALSNGAAFQSRLLSRLGTEAPLADQSFALPLPLYLALRGQDGAWPGTTLGLGPYPEVPLPASVLEQVRRHADTLATQPRSALLLRGASPAETRTVAASLAAALGRRPLFIETDRLDALGPYLQLRSLLPVFCFDLGPGERKLVPLLPFYDGPVLLTCGPEGNLEWPAGSMLSWSLPMPRRDERRTLWETSLGDAALAEHLASAHRHRAGRIAHLSRMARRHAAVRGLSRPEERDLLDAAWSDEGGGLGSLAQALPERISDEALVAPPPIAAELEALLLRCRSRDGLAEGLGASATTRYRTGVTALLVGPSGTGKTLAAGWLATRLGMPLYRVDLASVTSKYIGETEKNLAQLFARAEHAEVMLLFDEADSLFGRRTDIRDSNDRFANAQTNYLLQRIESFDGVAILTSNSKGRFDPAFMRRLDAIIEFPMPGPEERRSLWLSHLGEGHQVAPKDLNRLAAMAELSGGHIRNAVLLAAVLARGEGRPIEYADLLRGFASEYRKLGRHVPTELRPGGN; the protein is encoded by the coding sequence ATGGGCACCCCTTTCTCGACGCCCCTCACCCTGAACCACCTGGCCCTGGCGGCCCTGGCGCGGCAGACCACTGCCGCCGATGACACCCACCTCGAGACCCAGGTCCTGCGCCAGGCCCGAGCCCTGGTGGAGACCCGGCATTCCGACTGGCTCGCGGGCGCACGGGTCCTCCTGGAGGAGCCCGCCCCCGTGGACGTGCCCCTCGTGCGGCTCGGCCGGGAGCTGGGCCTCACCCTCCTGGAGCAGCTCGCCGTGGCGCTCGCCGCGGCCGTGGAGGAGGAGCAACTGGTGGGCCGCGTCCTCGCCTACATCCAGTCTCCCACCGGCACCTCCCGGCCCATGCTGGGCCTCATCGCCTCGGCCCTCGCCGAGGCGGCGCCCCCGGGCAGCATCCCCCTGCACGCCCTCTCCAATGGCGCCGCCTTCCAGAGCCGGCTCCTCTCCCGGCTCGGCACGGAGGCACCCCTCGCCGATCAGTCCTTCGCGCTCCCCCTGCCCCTCTACCTCGCCCTCCGAGGCCAGGATGGCGCGTGGCCCGGGACGACGCTCGGGCTCGGTCCCTACCCCGAAGTCCCCCTGCCGGCCTCCGTCCTCGAGCAGGTGCGCCGCCACGCGGACACCCTCGCCACCCAACCACGGAGCGCGCTGCTGCTGCGCGGCGCCTCGCCAGCCGAGACCCGCACCGTGGCGGCCTCGCTGGCCGCCGCGCTGGGCCGCCGCCCCCTCTTCATCGAGACCGACCGGCTCGACGCCCTCGGTCCCTATCTCCAACTGCGCTCGCTGCTGCCCGTGTTCTGCTTCGACCTGGGCCCTGGCGAGCGCAAGCTGGTGCCGCTGCTGCCCTTCTACGACGGCCCCGTCCTGCTCACCTGCGGACCGGAGGGCAACCTCGAATGGCCCGCGGGCAGCATGCTCTCCTGGTCCCTGCCCATGCCCCGGCGGGACGAGCGCCGTACCCTCTGGGAGACGTCGCTGGGCGATGCCGCGCTGGCCGAGCACCTCGCCAGCGCCCACCGCCACCGCGCCGGGAGGATCGCCCACCTGAGCCGCATGGCGCGGCGTCACGCCGCCGTGCGGGGCCTGTCCAGGCCAGAGGAGCGGGATCTACTGGACGCGGCGTGGTCGGACGAGGGAGGCGGACTGGGCTCGCTGGCCCAGGCCCTGCCCGAGCGCATCAGCGACGAGGCCCTGGTGGCCCCTCCGCCCATCGCCGCCGAGCTCGAGGCGCTGCTGCTGCGCTGCCGCTCGCGAGACGGGCTGGCCGAGGGGCTCGGCGCCTCCGCCACGACGCGCTACCGCACCGGGGTGACGGCGCTGCTGGTGGGCCCCTCCGGCACGGGCAAGACGCTGGCGGCGGGCTGGCTCGCCACGCGGCTGGGCATGCCGCTCTACCGGGTGGATCTGGCCAGCGTGACGAGCAAGTACATCGGCGAGACGGAGAAGAACCTCGCCCAGCTCTTCGCGCGCGCCGAGCACGCCGAGGTGATGCTGCTGTTCGACGAGGCGGACTCGCTCTTCGGCCGGCGCACGGACATCCGGGACTCCAACGACCGCTTCGCCAACGCGCAGACCAACTACCTGCTCCAGCGCATCGAGTCCTTCGACGGGGTGGCGATCCTGACGAGCAACAGCAAGGGCCGGTTCGATCCGGCCTTCATGCGCCGCCTGGACGCGATCATCGAGTTCCCCATGCCGGGGCCGGAGGAGCGGCGCTCGCTCTGGCTGTCGCACCTGGGCGAGGGGCATCAGGTGGCGCCCAAGGACCTGAACCGGCTGGCCGCCATGGCGGAGCTGAGCGGCGGACACATCCGCAACGCCGTACTGCTCGCGGCGGTGCTGGCACGCGGGGAGGGACGGCCCATCGAATACGCCGATCTCTTGAGAGGCTTCGCGAGCGAATACAGGAAGCTCGGGCGCCACGTTCCAACGGAGTTGCGCCCGGGCGGCAACTGA
- a CDS encoding acyl-CoA dehydrogenase family protein has translation MNFEPSDRSKDYRERVQRFIRDHIQPVEARYWADVRASDHGGDWRRWKVPSIMEELKARARAEGLWNLFLPDAKLGAGLSTLEYAPIAEETGRSLMAPEVFNCNAPDTGNMEVLWKYGSEEQKARWLTPLLAGEIRSVFCMTEPDVASSDATNMQATVVVEGDDVVINGKKWWSSGLGHPRAKIAIFMARTPDSTADRHHQHSMVLVPLDAPGVEVQRMLPVYGDYDAPHGHGEVHFHNVRVPRGNIIGGPGMGFEIAQGRLGPGRIHHCMRCIGAAEQALDLMIDRGMKRTAFGKPLLNLGGNRERVAEARIAIDQARLLTLYAAWKLDELGALGAMNEISAIKVVAPNVLQKVVDDAIQIHGGAGVSQDTALSGFFAQARSLRLADGPDEVHKGVIARIELARRGFSRSRES, from the coding sequence ATGAACTTCGAGCCGAGTGACCGTTCCAAGGACTACCGAGAGCGCGTGCAGCGCTTCATCCGCGACCACATCCAGCCGGTGGAGGCGCGGTATTGGGCGGACGTCCGCGCCTCGGATCACGGCGGCGACTGGCGGCGCTGGAAGGTGCCCTCCATCATGGAGGAGCTCAAGGCGCGTGCCCGGGCGGAAGGCCTGTGGAACCTGTTCCTTCCCGACGCGAAGCTCGGCGCCGGCCTCAGCACCCTGGAGTACGCGCCCATCGCCGAGGAGACGGGTCGCAGCCTGATGGCGCCGGAGGTCTTCAACTGCAACGCCCCGGACACCGGCAACATGGAGGTGCTCTGGAAGTATGGCTCCGAGGAGCAGAAGGCCCGCTGGCTCACGCCGCTGCTCGCCGGGGAGATCCGCTCCGTCTTCTGCATGACCGAGCCCGACGTGGCCTCCTCGGACGCCACCAACATGCAGGCCACGGTCGTCGTCGAAGGCGATGACGTCGTGATCAACGGCAAGAAGTGGTGGTCGAGCGGCCTCGGCCACCCCCGGGCGAAGATCGCCATCTTCATGGCCCGTACACCCGACTCGACGGCGGATCGCCACCACCAACACTCGATGGTGCTGGTGCCCCTGGATGCTCCCGGTGTCGAGGTCCAGCGCATGCTCCCCGTGTACGGCGACTACGACGCGCCCCACGGCCACGGCGAGGTGCACTTCCACAACGTGCGGGTGCCTCGCGGCAACATCATCGGGGGTCCGGGCATGGGCTTCGAGATCGCCCAGGGACGCCTCGGCCCCGGCCGCATCCACCACTGCATGCGCTGCATCGGCGCGGCGGAGCAGGCGCTCGATCTGATGATCGACCGCGGCATGAAGCGCACCGCCTTCGGCAAGCCGCTGCTCAATCTCGGCGGCAACCGCGAGCGCGTCGCCGAGGCCCGCATCGCGATCGATCAGGCCCGCCTGCTCACCCTCTACGCCGCCTGGAAGCTGGACGAGCTGGGCGCCCTGGGTGCGATGAACGAGATCTCCGCCATCAAGGTTGTCGCCCCCAACGTGCTCCAGAAGGTGGTGGATGACGCCATCCAGATCCACGGCGGAGCCGGAGTGTCCCAGGACACGGCGCTCTCGGGATTCTTCGCCCAGGCACGCAGCCTGCGGCTGGCGGATGGACCGGACGAGGTGCACAAGGGCGTCATCGCCCGCATCGAGCTCGCCCGGCGCGGGTTCTCCAGGAGCCGCGAGTCATGA
- a CDS encoding phosphotransferase family protein, with protein sequence MSPTIPLDEARAVRTGEELDVPAVDAWLKAQVPTLEGTPKITQYAGGASNWTYRLEYANRDLILRRPPAGTKAKSAHDMAREFTVQKALKPAYPTVPTMVGLCQDPAVIGAEFYVMERIPGLIPRSRLPPGLRLDAAQTRQLCLNVIDKLIELHRVDYKAAGLESLGKGAGYPRRQIEGWSDRYEKARTWNVPSFRYVRDWLKANTPDDIATCVIHNDWRFDNVVLDPERPSEVIGVLDWEMATLGDPLMDLGNTLAYWVHADDNLLMRMTRRQPTHLPGMLRREEVVAYYLERTGLKPASWTFYEVYGLFRLAVIAQQIYYRYHHKQTRNPAFKNFWILVNSFDWRCRGIIKKGGR encoded by the coding sequence ATGTCACCGACCATTCCCCTCGACGAGGCCAGGGCCGTGCGCACGGGCGAGGAGCTCGATGTTCCGGCCGTGGACGCCTGGCTCAAGGCCCAGGTGCCAACACTGGAGGGCACTCCCAAGATCACCCAGTACGCGGGCGGCGCCTCCAACTGGACCTACCGCCTCGAGTACGCCAACCGCGACCTCATCCTGCGCCGCCCTCCCGCCGGCACCAAGGCGAAGTCGGCGCACGACATGGCGCGCGAGTTCACGGTGCAGAAGGCGCTCAAGCCCGCCTACCCCACCGTGCCCACCATGGTCGGGCTCTGTCAGGACCCCGCCGTCATCGGCGCCGAGTTCTATGTGATGGAGCGCATCCCCGGCCTCATCCCCCGCTCGCGCCTGCCCCCCGGGTTGCGCCTGGACGCGGCCCAGACCCGGCAGCTCTGTCTCAACGTCATCGACAAGCTCATCGAGCTGCACCGGGTGGACTACAAGGCCGCGGGGCTCGAGTCGCTCGGCAAGGGCGCCGGCTACCCCCGGCGGCAGATCGAGGGCTGGTCGGATCGCTATGAGAAGGCGCGCACCTGGAACGTCCCCAGCTTCCGGTACGTGCGCGACTGGCTGAAGGCCAACACCCCCGACGACATCGCCACCTGCGTCATCCACAACGACTGGCGCTTCGACAACGTGGTGCTCGACCCGGAGCGTCCCTCCGAGGTCATCGGCGTGCTCGACTGGGAGATGGCCACCCTGGGCGATCCGTTGATGGACCTCGGCAACACGCTCGCCTACTGGGTGCACGCCGACGACAACCTGTTGATGCGCATGACCCGCCGTCAGCCGACCCACCTGCCCGGCATGCTCCGGCGCGAGGAGGTCGTCGCGTACTACCTCGAGCGCACCGGACTGAAGCCCGCGAGCTGGACCTTCTACGAGGTCTACGGCCTGTTCCGCCTCGCCGTCATCGCCCAGCAGATCTACTACCGCTACCACCACAAGCAGACGCGCAACCCCGCCTTCAAGAACTTCTGGATCCTCGTCAACTCCTTCGACTGGCGCTGCCGGGGCATCATCAAGAAGGGGGGCCGCTGA
- a CDS encoding SUMF1/EgtB/PvdO family nonheme iron enzyme codes for MTLHWPAERSPRAAVVVLAPGARLEALESFLSSEGWTREPDRAAMNAGQSEPVFVSWSLPERDGELDYTFEPETGVRFLEVRGPDALAHADALGRNLPAVTSSGVERLLRATAPGDVRQGLRMAGLLRDGSLAQGVLAQLEHPDPSVRELAREILEHALTEMAPARGGRDDALALFLATPDPGTRRQILRWLGKDHPALTARIEQVLEAALEDPDWEVRTTALLLTGRYGARRLAVGVRSCRLSNEGGLGPTRHDAPLFETARRAVLHLLAGQPLPSESAVTLPAQREQLQVARCILGNPVARDHVFLLFQALTEPLPPTPAGPPPHTLPRTLLATPEGYRFEPLALPLAWVPPLPHWLGDEQPGMAVPNPIRRITPSAGFLVTAKWFSPPQQEGPFHLTFEQAETWAATLSQRFGVRFRLPTADEWEMAARGPDGRLFPWGNGMESSPGATSPWGCGDLFRFGGEWTRAVTEAGGPVVCGSSRRGCAWRAQVEPTQTGVGVRFVIELS; via the coding sequence GTGACGCTCCACTGGCCCGCGGAGCGAAGCCCTCGAGCGGCCGTGGTCGTCCTGGCGCCAGGGGCGCGGCTGGAGGCACTCGAGTCCTTCCTCTCATCCGAGGGCTGGACGCGGGAGCCCGACCGCGCCGCGATGAACGCGGGACAGTCCGAGCCGGTGTTCGTGAGCTGGTCTTTGCCCGAGCGTGATGGCGAGCTCGACTACACCTTCGAACCCGAGACGGGGGTCCGGTTCCTGGAGGTGCGCGGCCCCGACGCGCTGGCTCACGCCGATGCACTCGGGCGCAACCTGCCGGCCGTCACCAGCTCCGGCGTGGAGCGGTTGCTCCGGGCCACGGCTCCTGGCGATGTGCGCCAGGGCCTCAGGATGGCGGGCCTCCTACGCGACGGCAGCCTGGCGCAGGGAGTGCTCGCTCAGCTCGAACATCCCGACCCCTCGGTGCGCGAGCTCGCGCGGGAGATCCTCGAGCACGCGCTCACGGAGATGGCTCCCGCGCGCGGAGGGAGGGACGATGCCCTGGCGCTCTTCCTCGCCACGCCGGACCCTGGCACCCGCAGACAGATATTGCGCTGGCTCGGGAAGGACCACCCGGCGTTGACGGCCAGGATCGAACAGGTACTCGAAGCCGCGCTCGAGGATCCGGACTGGGAGGTGCGCACCACGGCGTTGCTCCTCACCGGCCGCTACGGTGCCCGCCGCCTGGCTGTCGGAGTGCGGAGTTGCAGGCTCTCCAACGAGGGAGGGCTCGGGCCCACGCGCCACGACGCCCCCCTGTTCGAGACGGCGCGCCGGGCGGTGCTGCACCTCCTCGCGGGCCAGCCTCTGCCGTCCGAGTCCGCGGTGACGTTGCCCGCTCAACGCGAGCAGCTCCAGGTGGCCCGCTGCATCCTCGGGAACCCGGTCGCTCGAGACCATGTGTTCCTGCTCTTCCAGGCCCTCACCGAGCCGCTGCCACCAACGCCCGCCGGTCCGCCGCCGCACACCCTGCCCCGGACCCTCCTGGCCACGCCAGAGGGCTACCGGTTCGAGCCGCTGGCGCTGCCCCTGGCATGGGTTCCTCCCCTCCCCCACTGGCTGGGCGACGAACAGCCCGGCATGGCCGTCCCGAATCCCATCCGGCGCATCACTCCCTCGGCGGGCTTCCTGGTCACGGCGAAATGGTTTTCTCCTCCGCAACAGGAGGGGCCGTTCCACCTCACCTTCGAGCAGGCGGAAACCTGGGCCGCCACGCTGAGCCAGAGGTTCGGCGTGCGCTTCCGATTGCCGACCGCCGATGAGTGGGAGATGGCGGCGCGCGGTCCGGACGGGCGCCTGTTCCCCTGGGGAAACGGGATGGAGTCGTCGCCCGGAGCAACGTCCCCCTGGGGATGCGGAGACCTCTTCCGTTTCGGGGGTGAATGGACTCGCGCGGTGACGGAAGCGGGCGGACCCGTGGTCTGCGGGAGCTCCCGCCGGGGTTGCGCATGGCGCGCCCAGGTGGAACCGACCCAGACGGGCGTGGGCGTTCGCTTCGTCATCGAGCTCTCGTAG
- a CDS encoding LysR family transcriptional regulator → MNGAHESGRLAQLDLNLFRVFDVIYRERNLTRAAEVLFLSQSAVSHALARLREQLDDPLFVRQGRGVVPTPLAERLAPGILEALALLQQAVHRTRHFDARRDVVQVTVAMNDVLEPSLLPQLVTRLRESAPQVRIASVRLDRAGLERDLASGRLDLAIDVAQSTGADLLHTPLLRDTFCVVSARRRKLDVSAYLAARHVTVSSRRTGLTLEDLVLSRLGYQREIAVRCQHYEAACRVVAGSDLLLTIPRRQAEALSAPLGIRILPMPVMLPTVELHLYWHRQVDGEPRNQWLRSEFLALTGGLLGG, encoded by the coding sequence ATGAATGGGGCTCATGAATCGGGGCGGCTGGCACAGCTCGACCTCAACCTCTTCCGGGTGTTCGACGTCATCTACCGGGAGCGGAACCTCACCCGGGCCGCGGAGGTCCTGTTCCTCAGCCAGTCGGCGGTGAGCCACGCCCTGGCGCGCCTGCGCGAGCAGCTCGACGATCCGCTCTTCGTCCGGCAGGGACGCGGTGTGGTGCCGACTCCGCTCGCCGAGCGCCTGGCTCCTGGGATCCTGGAGGCGCTCGCGCTGCTCCAGCAGGCCGTGCATCGCACCCGTCACTTCGACGCCCGGCGTGACGTCGTCCAGGTCACCGTCGCGATGAACGATGTGCTCGAACCGTCGCTCCTGCCGCAGCTCGTCACGCGCCTGCGCGAGAGCGCCCCGCAGGTCCGGATCGCGAGCGTACGGCTCGACCGGGCCGGGCTGGAGAGGGATCTGGCGTCGGGGAGACTGGACCTGGCCATCGACGTGGCGCAGTCGACCGGCGCCGACCTGCTCCACACGCCGCTGCTGCGAGACACCTTCTGCGTGGTGAGCGCGCGGCGGCGGAAGCTGGATGTGTCGGCCTATCTGGCCGCGCGGCACGTCACCGTGTCCTCGCGGCGCACGGGCTTGACCCTCGAGGATCTGGTGCTCAGCCGTCTGGGTTACCAGCGAGAGATCGCCGTGCGCTGTCAGCACTACGAGGCGGCGTGCCGTGTCGTCGCCGGCTCGGACCTGCTCCTCACGATTCCACGGCGCCAGGCGGAGGCGCTCAGCGCCCCCCTGGGCATCCGCATCCTGCCGATGCCGGTGATGCTTCCCACGGTGGAGCTCCACCTCTACTGGCACCGCCAGGTGGATGGCGAGCCACGCAACCAGTGGCTGCGCTCGGAGTTCCTGGCCCTCACGGGAGGGCTGCTCGGAGGCTGA
- a CDS encoding SDR family oxidoreductase → MSTQRIFITGGASGLGRSIALRFARAGWRVCIGDVNDARGAETVAALTVLTSHAHYLRCDVTREEDLRSASEWLASNWGGVDVVVNNAGVAQAGAIEDVELSDWEWILDINLLGVVRGCKVFTPMFKRQGHGHFVNVASMAGLLDVPKMSSYNASKAAVVSLSETLQNELADDHIAVSVVCPSFFKTNLAESMRTTDPGLRKALDKLLDRSPVTADDIADQIFQAVEKRGFYVLPHREGRQAWLMKRLLPRELYTSFMQKRTRKLRGHAEAPRT, encoded by the coding sequence ATGAGCACCCAGCGCATCTTCATCACCGGCGGCGCCAGCGGGCTCGGGCGGTCCATCGCCCTGCGCTTCGCCCGGGCGGGCTGGCGCGTCTGCATCGGCGACGTCAACGACGCCCGTGGGGCGGAGACCGTGGCCGCCCTCACTGTCCTCACCTCCCACGCCCACTACCTCCGCTGTGACGTGACCCGCGAGGAGGATCTGCGCTCGGCCTCCGAGTGGCTCGCCTCGAACTGGGGCGGCGTCGACGTGGTGGTCAACAACGCGGGTGTCGCCCAGGCCGGTGCCATCGAGGATGTCGAGCTGTCCGACTGGGAATGGATCCTCGACATCAACCTCCTGGGCGTCGTGCGTGGCTGCAAGGTCTTCACGCCGATGTTCAAGCGCCAGGGCCACGGACACTTCGTCAACGTGGCCTCGATGGCCGGTCTGCTCGATGTGCCGAAGATGAGCAGCTACAACGCGTCCAAGGCCGCCGTTGTCTCGCTGTCCGAGACGTTGCAGAACGAGCTCGCCGATGACCACATCGCCGTCAGCGTCGTCTGCCCCTCCTTCTTCAAGACCAACCTCGCCGAGTCGATGCGCACCACCGACCCCGGGCTGCGCAAGGCCCTGGACAAGCTGCTCGATCGCTCGCCCGTCACCGCGGACGACATCGCCGACCAGATCTTCCAGGCGGTCGAGAAGCGCGGTTTCTACGTCCTCCCCCACCGCGAGGGCCGCCAGGCCTGGCTGATGAAGCGGCTCCTCCCGCGTGAGCTCTACACCTCGTTCATGCAGAAGCGCACCCGGAAGCTCCGCGGTCACGCCGAGGCTCCGCGGACCTGA